A genome region from Ignisphaera sp. includes the following:
- a CDS encoding methyltransferase, with translation MTGSHYYSRKVKRRGGYALISDVIRGVTVEFEVVSGIFSYKRIDDGTKLLLEYAEVPEEGMVLDMGCGYGVIGITIAKLNPKLKIYMVDINEETVRLARRNVIRNKLDTNSIIILHGNLYEPVANMVFDAIYSNPPFATGSDVVERIIVEAPKHLNAGGTLQIVARKGAEKIEKLMRQTFSKVEIRASKKGYKVLLARKLKL, from the coding sequence ATGACAGGCTCTCACTATTATTCAAGAAAAGTAAAGAGAAGAGGTGGCTATGCACTAATATCAGATGTTATTAGGGGAGTTACAGTAGAATTTGAGGTTGTTTCCGGCATATTCTCGTATAAGAGAATTGATGATGGCACAAAACTTCTCCTAGAATATGCTGAAGTACCTGAAGAAGGTATGGTACTCGATATGGGGTGTGGTTATGGTGTAATAGGGATTACCATAGCTAAGCTAAACCCAAAACTAAAGATTTATATGGTAGATATAAATGAAGAGACGGTGAGACTAGCAAGAAGGAATGTTATCAGAAACAAACTAGATACAAACTCTATCATAATTCTCCATGGTAATTTATATGAACCAGTAGCAAACATGGTTTTTGATGCAATATACAGCAACCCACCTTTTGCAACAGGCTCAGATGTCGTAGAGAGGATAATAGTAGAAGCGCCAAAACATCTAAATGCAGGAGGAACACTGCAAATAGTTGCAAGAAAAGGCGCCGAAAAAATTGAGAAATTAATGAGACAGACATTCAGCAAAGTAGAGATAAGAGCCTCAAAAAAAGGCTACAAAGTGCTACTTGCACGAAAATTAAAATTATAA
- a CDS encoding RNA-guided pseudouridylation complex pseudouridine synthase subunit Cbf5, which produces MALENATRVIGLLMHSYKEYVALMELHDKVEADRLMEVMNMFIGKIYQRPPLRSSVKRTLRIKEIYSIEVLEVEDGKHVLFKVRCESGTYIRKLCHDIGLLLGVEAHMRELRRTAVAHIREDLPVVTMHEVSEALYLHRKYGDETLIRKIVLPGEFIVAHLPRIIVKDSAVGAITHGAQLAAPGVVALSNDVKKSDRVAIFTLKGELIAIGKSVMDLDEIIKSEKGIVANIERVVMQPNMYPPMWKKPKKVEGS; this is translated from the coding sequence ATAGCGCTAGAGAATGCCACCAGAGTCATAGGATTGCTTATGCATTCCTACAAAGAGTATGTAGCTTTGATGGAGCTTCACGATAAGGTTGAAGCAGATAGGCTTATGGAGGTCATGAACATGTTTATTGGCAAGATATATCAAAGACCACCTCTAAGATCATCTGTTAAAAGAACTTTGAGAATTAAGGAGATATACTCGATAGAAGTTCTGGAGGTTGAGGACGGAAAACATGTCTTATTTAAAGTTAGATGCGAGTCTGGAACCTATATAAGGAAGCTTTGTCATGATATAGGCCTTCTGCTTGGTGTTGAAGCTCATATGAGGGAGTTGAGAAGAACAGCTGTCGCTCATATAAGGGAAGATCTACCTGTTGTAACCATGCATGAGGTTAGCGAAGCTCTCTACCTTCATCGTAAATATGGAGATGAGACCCTCATCCGAAAGATTGTTCTACCAGGAGAATTTATAGTTGCTCACTTGCCAAGGATTATAGTAAAAGATTCTGCCGTTGGCGCTATAACACATGGTGCTCAGCTTGCAGCACCTGGTGTAGTTGCTTTATCGAATGATGTGAAAAAAAGTGATAGAGTAGCTATATTCACATTGAAGGGAGAGCTTATAGCTATTGGCAAAAGTGTCATGGATTTAGACGAGATTATAAAAAGTGAGAAGGGTATTGTGGCAAATATCGAACGTGTTGTTATGCAACCAAATATGTACCCACCTATGTGGAAGAAACCCAAGAAAGTAGAGGGATCATGA
- a CDS encoding tRNA pseudouridine synthase A, with amino-acid sequence MNIENEKGLNFLKRLDEIAGKTRNYIIKSEAETDPKYGFHPLERPIDVYIDYGFIPLDKPPGPTSHEIVAWIKKMFNISKAGHGGTLGPKPI; translated from the coding sequence ATGAATATAGAAAATGAAAAAGGCCTCAATTTTTTAAAGAGACTAGATGAAATAGCAGGTAAGACGCGTAACTATATAATTAAATCAGAAGCTGAAACAGATCCTAAATATGGTTTCCATCCACTTGAAAGACCTATTGATGTATATATAGATTATGGATTTATTCCGCTAGATAAACCTCCTGGTCCAACAAGTCACGAAATTGTAGCATGGATTAAGAAAATGTTTAACATCTCCAAAGCTGGGCATGGGGGTACCCTAGGGCCCAAACCCATCTAG
- a CDS encoding 50S ribosomal protein L14e: protein MPAIEIGRICVKIAGREAGRKCVIVDIIDENYVLITGPKQVSGIKRRRCNINHIEVLDKKIEIQRGASDEEVAKALEQAGLIEFMKEKVKVRLAPTLLKR from the coding sequence GTGCCAGCAATAGAAATCGGAAGAATATGCGTAAAAATTGCTGGTAGAGAAGCCGGTAGAAAGTGTGTGATAGTAGATATAATAGATGAAAACTATGTACTTATAACAGGGCCGAAGCAGGTTTCTGGTATAAAAAGAAGGAGATGCAATATAAACCATATAGAGGTGCTTGACAAAAAAATTGAGATACAAAGGGGAGCATCTGATGAAGAGGTTGCTAAGGCCCTAGAACAAGCAGGGCTTATAGAGTTTATGAAAGAGAAGGTAAAGGTAAGGTTAGCGCCAACACTGCTCAAGAGATAG
- a CDS encoding AAA family ATPase: protein MSQNKKIVIAIGGPPGSGKTTIAKLVAQKRGLRHISIGQIFRRIASERGLSLVQLTEIAAKDPSIDLMLDSIAKEEARKGNVVIDGHASPWLLKGLADLRIAIVASFDVRVRRLAERDGKPIEEVLRETKLREEIEKNRFLKLYNIDISDYTDFDLVINSERFAPEEIVEIIDKALEIVFKNTKK, encoded by the coding sequence CTGTCACAAAATAAGAAAATTGTTATAGCAATAGGTGGGCCCCCAGGTAGTGGCAAGACAACAATTGCAAAGTTAGTTGCTCAGAAACGTGGTTTAAGACACATTTCAATAGGACAAATTTTTAGGCGCATTGCTAGCGAGCGTGGGCTCTCTCTTGTACAGTTAACTGAGATCGCGGCTAAAGACCCATCTATAGACTTAATGCTAGATTCTATTGCAAAGGAAGAGGCTAGAAAAGGTAATGTAGTTATAGATGGGCATGCATCTCCTTGGTTGCTGAAAGGACTCGCAGATCTAAGAATAGCAATAGTTGCAAGCTTCGATGTTAGGGTTCGAAGACTCGCTGAAAGAGATGGAAAACCAATTGAGGAGGTTCTGAGAGAAACCAAGTTAAGAGAAGAGATAGAGAAGAACAGGTTTCTAAAACTTTACAACATTGACATCAGTGATTATACAGACTTCGACCTGGTGATTAATAGCGAAAGATTTGCTCCCGAAGAAATTGTTGAGATTATAGACAAAGCACTTGAAATTGTATTTAAAAACACTAAAAAATAG
- a CDS encoding 50S ribosomal protein L34e: MTRPALRSRSYKRMHRKTPGGKTVVHYERRKNTPMKCARCGAILNGVPIKDDLRRKLPKTLKRPQRMFGGVLCANCLREALKIVVRESVTK, encoded by the coding sequence ATGACAAGGCCCGCTCTTAGGTCAAGATCCTATAAGAGAATGCATAGAAAGACACCAGGCGGAAAAACAGTTGTACACTATGAGAGAAGGAAGAATACCCCAATGAAATGTGCCAGATGTGGCGCTATACTGAATGGGGTTCCGATAAAAGATGATCTAAGAAGGAAATTGCCGAAGACATTAAAAAGGCCTCAGAGAATGTTTGGAGGAGTTCTATGCGCCAATTGTTTAAGAGAGGCTCTAAAGATTGTGGTGAGAGAATCTGTCACAAAATAA